One window of Catonella massiliensis genomic DNA carries:
- a CDS encoding Lrp/AsnC family transcriptional regulator, producing the protein MRLEILRAIEKNSKLSAEDLGAMLGVSAELVSSEIKALEAERIICGYPTFVDWEKIDDNETVTALIEVKVAPKRDEGFDFMAKRIYRFEEVSYVYLMSADYDLMVIVEGKSMRDVAKFVHSKLSPLESVISTETHFVLKKYKEHGMSYVEEEKDERELITP; encoded by the coding sequence TTGAGACTTGAGATATTAAGGGCTATCGAGAAAAACAGTAAATTATCAGCAGAAGACCTGGGAGCTATGCTTGGAGTATCTGCAGAGCTTGTAAGCAGCGAAATTAAGGCTCTCGAAGCAGAGAGAATAATATGCGGTTATCCTACATTTGTAGACTGGGAAAAAATAGATGATAATGAGACAGTGACTGCCCTCATAGAGGTAAAGGTTGCGCCTAAGAGGGATGAAGGCTTTGACTTTATGGCGAAGAGGATTTATCGTTTTGAAGAAGTATCCTATGTCTACCTTATGTCAGCAGACTATGACCTTATGGTTATAGTTGAAGGCAAGAGTATGAGAGATGTAGCTAAGTTCGTACATAGCAAGCTATCCCCACTCGAATCAGTCATCAGTACTGAGACGCATTTTGTGCTTAAGAAGTACAAAGAGCATGGTATGAGTTATGTGGAAGAAGAAAAAGATGAAAGAGAGTTAATTACACCTTGA